The Nitrospirota bacterium genome contains the following window.
CGATCCCTGCTAAACACAGCTTCACTGCCAGAACTAAAAAAGCTATCGGAACGAAGGTTAAATCCCCTCTCCCGGCAATCCCCCATGGAAAGAATGCAGCAATTCCCATCACCACAAAAAGGTAAAGCTTCATCATCCCTGCCCATTCCATGAGGGCTAAGTATCTTCCCGAGTACTCCAGTATCATCGCTTCATGAATCATCGTTAACTCAAGGTGAGTAGCCGGATTATCTACAGGTATCCTTCCTGTCTCCGCTAATGAAATGAAGATGAATGCAAGCAGTGCAAATGCAAGAGAAGGCCTCAGGTTAAGATCACCATGTGCAATAACCTGAACCATCTGCGAAAGAGACGTTGACTTACTGGCAAGCGAAACTGTAAATACAGCCATCAGCATGGCAGGTTCAGCAAGGGATGCTATAGTCATCTCCCGGCTTGACCCCATCCCGCCAAAGGCAGTGCCTATGTCCATGCCAGCCAGAGCGGTAAAAAATCTCGACATGGCAAAAAGGGAGACGATAGCTATTACATCTGCTGTAGTGGACAAGGGAAGATCTACAGACAGTACAGGTATTATAGCACCGATCAAAACAGTGAAACCGAATATGAGATAGGGTGTAACCCTGAATATCCAGGATGCATTTTCAGCGAGAACGATGTCTTTGTGAAAGAGCTTTATCAAATCCCGGTAAGGCTGAAATATACCGGCTGTAGTCCGTCCCTGAAACCAGCACTTTAATGTTCTCACCCACCCTATGAACACAGGTGCAGCAGTAAAGAGCAATAATATCTGTATGACTTCTAATATATATGAAGAAAGCATTTCGCTCATCTTAAAAGCACCAATAATATGATGATCGTAGCAAATGAATATATGAGGTATACCTGAATACGCCCTTTCTGCAATTTTCCTGTCTTTCTGGATATCCAGAAAGAGGCGTCAGCAACTGGTTTATACAGCCACCCCCAAAAGCGGTCCCTGGTCTTCAGTGAATAACCAATACTCTTAATAAATGCCTTATGACCGGAAAGATATTTCAGTTCTTTCCGCTCACGAATACGAAAATAGTATCCGAATATCCTCCTGACCGGCATGGAGAATGCTGCTGCCGTATACTGCATCCTCGGGGTCACTTTCTCAAAACCGCAGTCCCATAAAGGTCCCGTATGGATGGTTTTTCTGCGGGCATGAAGGAAGATATATACCAGGGCCACTACCCCCACCAGACCAAGTAAGACAATAGGTCCTGAGTAGGATGCCCTCTCATGGGAAATAGGGGTAAGCCACATCCACCCGAATGCACCTGCAGATTCAGACAGCTCTCCACCGACATATCCGGCAGCAATAATGTCCATCCAGCGGATCATGGCCGTTGGAAAGATACCGAGGCATAGACATGCAATTGCAGTCATCCCCATACCAATCCTCATGAACCAGTCTACCTCATTGATTTTCACCTGATGCTGGCCTCTCCAGTTTCCAAGAAATGTAACACCGTACGCCTTGACAAAGCACATTGCGGCGAGTGCAGCGGTAAGCGCCAGTAATGCGGCTCCCATAGGAATCAGGAAATTGAGAAGTGCGCTCGGGAGGGCCGGCGAAAGCAGGAACGCCTGAAACATAAGCCACTCGGAGACAAATCCGTTAAAAGGAGGAAGGGCTGATATGGATATACACCCTATCAGGAAGATGGCAGAGGTCCAGGGCATAAGGTGAATAAGCCCCCCCATCTTTTCCATGTTGCGCTCATGGGTTGCATGAAGAACAGCACCTGCCCCCATGAAGAGAAGACCTTTAAACATGGCATGATTGAATGTATGATACAGCCCCGCAGTAAGTGCAAGGGCTGAGAGAACAGGCCTGTCGTATGATGCAAAGGTCATGGAAAGTCCAATAGCGACCAGAATAATACCGATATTCTCCACTGAAGAGTAGGCAAGCAGTTTTTTGAGATCCTGCTGCTGCAGGGCAAAAAGAATCCCAAGCAGCGCTGATACCAGACCCAGGATCAATACTACTGCACCCCACCACCAGGGGAAATCCCTGATCAGGTCAAAGGTGACCCGGATAATCCCATATACAGCAGTCTTCAACATAATGCCGCTCATCAGTGCAGACACGTTGGAAGGCGCCACTGGATGTGCCTCAGGCAGCCAAACGTGCAAAGGTATAACACCGGCCTTTGCCGAAAATCCAAAGAAAGCAAGAAAAAACGTGAGCGCCGCCCAATGGGGAGGGTATACGGCATGACGCATGGCATCAAAGGTATATCCGCTGAAACTTCCGAATCCGTTTGAAAAACCTGCCATCAGACCAAAGGATAGAAGTATGGCAAGCGCCCCCACATGGGCTATGACCAGGTAGAGGAATGCAGCCCTCCTGTTCTCTGTCCTCTCATCCTCAAACATTACAAGGAAGTATGAAGCAGCCGCCATAACCTCCCAGGAGATCAGAAAGAAAAATGCATCATCCGCCAGTACCACCATTAACATGCCTGCGAGGAAGAGAGAGTAGAAGATGGTAAGGCTTGTCACAGGCCTGTGCCCTATAAAACCCTTTACATAACCTATAGAATAGATAGAAACGATAAATCCAAGGGCCCCGATCAGGGTAAGAAAGAATCCCGACAGGGGGTCGAGCCGCATATGAAACGGAAGGTCGGGGAGACCCAACAATATAATATAAGACTCTATTATCCCGGACCGCACCGTCCAGATACCGGCGATGAGAGCTAAAAACGAGGCGATGGATGTCAAAGAAAATACAGAATATACCAACATCCTCTGGTGCCGGAAAAAGAATAGTGCACATATCAACACTGAGAATAATATAAATAGAGATGTTGATATTAAAGTAAATGGTGAAATCATATCAAGCCCCTGGAATCACCAACATGATTATTGCCTCTTTACTTCCGACATTCTCCCATTTGTGCGGCCTCGTTGAGTTAAAATAGACACTATCCCCCTTACCAAGGGTGAATTCTTTACTGTCAAGGATGAACCTGACCTTACCGCTGATGAGGATTCCAAACTCCTCACCGTGATGTGAAGAATATGGGTGTTCACCGCTTTCTCCACCAACTTCGAGTGTTAGCATGAACGGTTCTATCTTTTTTTTACTCAACTGATGGGCAAGCGGCTGGATGATGGCCTTTGACCCCTGGCTGTATATCTTCTTCCTCTCGGACTTTCTGATGACGACACTGTCTTCTCTGAAGGGATCATCGAAAAAATATGTAATGTGTACATTTAGGGCGTTGGCGATATTTTCCAGAGATGCAATGGAAGGTGAACCTTGTCCCAACTCAAGTTGAGAAAGGAAGCTGGCAGAGAGGCTGGTCTTCTCACCGAGGTCCCGAAGAGAAAGTCTTGCATCCTCTCTGAGCTTCTTGATCTTGTTGCCGAGGTTAATCATCTGATAGAGATGATTTATTTACGCTTAATATTTACAATTGTCAAGTTATATTTGACACCGGTAATGTATCATAGCTCATATCATAAAAAGGAATGGTGTAGACTATGGAAATTTTCTAACAGACAGGCTTATAGATAGAATGAGCCATGAACTGGTGGGCGTTATAATAGATCTGAAAGATCTGGCCGCAAAGGTTCAGTTGAAAAACAGACTGGACGCAGGCGATCCTGTAGAGTATTTAACTCCATGCTTTAAAAAAGAGAGTTTTATTCGGCGATTATAATCTTCAGCAAAATAGAGTTAACCACGCCGTTAACATCAAAATTCTTGACCTGTACCTTAACATTATTTCCCTTTTCTAACGCTTCGGCAATGGTCTGCGAATGCACCCTCTTGATATATCCAATTTGTTCGCCATTGTATAAAACCTTAACAGCATAGGGATCGTAGAGGTTATCTGGCTCACGCTCAAGCTGAAGTTCTGCTCCGGCAGGAATTGACCTTAACTTGTGGTCTTCGGCATGGTAGACAAAACCGGCCAGTTCTGTTAAAAACTGATTTGGCCGCTTTACCTTATGTGGATCAATAAATTCAAAATTATCGGTGCGCAGCTTTCCACCGGTAATAGCAAGCAAATCAAAATCACTGATATCAGAATTCCTGATTTCCCAGTAATTCAGCAAGTCAATGAAATCTGCCCGTGACCTGGCCGGTAAGCGCATTACAAACGGGTCAATGGCATTGAGAGAATATTCCTTGTCCAATTCAGGAAACGCCGGATATCCATTAAACCCCAGCCTCCTGGCCTCTTCCAGATCATGACCCGGAATATAACGAAAGGAATATTCTCCTGTTGACTTTTCCGTCAATTCAGCCACTATATACCGCTTGCTGTGGTCAGTCGCCTGCCATGACAAATAAATTGTTCGTTCTTCTAACGTAATCATAATTGAAATTCCTGCCTTAATAAATCTCGGCG
Protein-coding sequences here:
- a CDS encoding HIRAN domain-containing protein codes for the protein MITLEERTIYLSWQATDHSKRYIVAELTEKSTGEYSFRYIPGHDLEEARRLGFNGYPAFPELDKEYSLNAIDPFVMRLPARSRADFIDLLNYWEIRNSDISDFDLLAITGGKLRTDNFEFIDPHKVKRPNQFLTELAGFVYHAEDHKLRSIPAGAELQLEREPDNLYDPYAVKVLYNGEQIGYIKRVHSQTIAEALEKGNNVKVQVKNFDVNGVVNSILLKIIIAE
- the hyfB gene encoding hydrogenase 4 subunit B; the encoded protein is MISPFTLISTSLFILFSVLICALFFFRHQRMLVYSVFSLTSIASFLALIAGIWTVRSGIIESYIILLGLPDLPFHMRLDPLSGFFLTLIGALGFIVSIYSIGYVKGFIGHRPVTSLTIFYSLFLAGMLMVVLADDAFFFLISWEVMAAASYFLVMFEDERTENRRAAFLYLVIAHVGALAILLSFGLMAGFSNGFGSFSGYTFDAMRHAVYPPHWAALTFFLAFFGFSAKAGVIPLHVWLPEAHPVAPSNVSALMSGIMLKTAVYGIIRVTFDLIRDFPWWWGAVVLILGLVSALLGILFALQQQDLKKLLAYSSVENIGIILVAIGLSMTFASYDRPVLSALALTAGLYHTFNHAMFKGLLFMGAGAVLHATHERNMEKMGGLIHLMPWTSAIFLIGCISISALPPFNGFVSEWLMFQAFLLSPALPSALLNFLIPMGAALLALTAALAAMCFVKAYGVTFLGNWRGQHQVKINEVDWFMRIGMGMTAIACLCLGIFPTAMIRWMDIIAAGYVGGELSESAGAFGWMWLTPISHERASYSGPIVLLGLVGVVALVYIFLHARRKTIHTGPLWDCGFEKVTPRMQYTAAAFSMPVRRIFGYYFRIRERKELKYLSGHKAFIKSIGYSLKTRDRFWGWLYKPVADASFWISRKTGKLQKGRIQVYLIYSFATIIILLVLLR
- a CDS encoding cupin domain-containing protein codes for the protein MINLGNKIKKLREDARLSLRDLGEKTSLSASFLSQLELGQGSPSIASLENIANALNVHITYFFDDPFREDSVVIRKSERKKIYSQGSKAIIQPLAHQLSKKKIEPFMLTLEVGGESGEHPYSSHHGEEFGILISGKVRFILDSKEFTLGKGDSVYFNSTRPHKWENVGSKEAIIMLVIPGA
- a CDS encoding NADH-quinone oxidoreductase subunit H encodes the protein MSEMLSSYILEVIQILLLFTAAPVFIGWVRTLKCWFQGRTTAGIFQPYRDLIKLFHKDIVLAENASWIFRVTPYLIFGFTVLIGAIIPVLSVDLPLSTTADVIAIVSLFAMSRFFTALAGMDIGTAFGGMGSSREMTIASLAEPAMLMAVFTVSLASKSTSLSQMVQVIAHGDLNLRPSLAFALLAFIFISLAETGRIPVDNPATHLELTMIHEAMILEYSGRYLALMEWAGMMKLYLFVVMGIAAFFPWGIAGRGDLTFVPIAFLVLAVKLCLAGIGLVLIETGFAKMRFFRVPEFLGSAFLFATLGMLSFYMLE